From the genome of Flavobacterium luteolum, one region includes:
- a CDS encoding PstS family phosphate ABC transporter substrate-binding protein has translation MLKYSKALGLVVFVFLFVMCNQKSNNETNKETILKGSLDITVDETVKQIVDDQVAVFEGTYYDAKITVKPKSEAEVINDLLNQKAKVVITTRDLTKEEKARFDKSKINPRVTPFAHDAIAFISNKSNNDTLIALKSVIDFMQGKPDGKIKGLVFDNPNSSTVRYMKDLAKIGEIPKSGVFSFKTNNEVIKFVSENEGMIGVIGVNWFYQPTPDMAETINKINVLYVKGLDSNEYYSPTQNDLEIGKYPLARDLFIINCQGYSGLGMGFASFIAGDIGQRIVLKSGLLPYKTPGRKLKIRSEIIKDKE, from the coding sequence ATGTTGAAATATAGTAAGGCTCTAGGTTTGGTCGTTTTTGTCTTTTTGTTTGTCATGTGCAACCAAAAAAGCAATAATGAAACTAATAAAGAAACCATTTTAAAAGGATCACTTGATATTACGGTTGATGAAACAGTAAAGCAAATTGTAGACGATCAGGTAGCTGTTTTTGAGGGTACTTACTATGATGCAAAAATTACGGTAAAACCAAAATCAGAAGCTGAAGTAATTAATGATTTATTAAATCAAAAAGCTAAAGTTGTAATTACAACTCGAGATTTAACTAAAGAAGAAAAAGCACGTTTCGATAAAAGCAAAATTAATCCTAGGGTAACTCCTTTTGCGCACGATGCAATTGCTTTTATTTCAAACAAAAGCAATAATGATACTCTAATTGCGTTGAAAAGTGTAATCGATTTTATGCAAGGAAAACCAGATGGTAAAATAAAGGGGCTTGTTTTCGATAATCCTAATTCGAGTACCGTTCGTTACATGAAAGATTTAGCAAAGATTGGTGAAATACCTAAGTCGGGAGTTTTCTCTTTTAAAACGAATAATGAAGTAATCAAATTTGTTTCAGAAAATGAAGGAATGATTGGTGTGATTGGTGTTAATTGGTTTTACCAACCAACACCTGATATGGCTGAAACTATTAATAAGATTAATGTCCTTTATGTTAAAGGTTTGGATAGTAATGAATATTACAGTCCTACTCAAAATGACTTAGAAATTGGAAAATATCCTTTGGCACGTGATTTGTTTATTATCAATTGTCAAGGTTATTCTGGGCTAGGAATGGGGTTTGCTTCATTTATAGCGGGAGATATTGGACAGCGTATCGTTTTAAAATCTGGATTGCTACCGTATAAAACTCCAGGACGAAAACTTAAAATTAGAAGTGAAATTATAAAAGATAAAGAATAA
- a CDS encoding Crp/Fnr family transcriptional regulator: MEELIQIINSFEKLDSKTELAIKESFVELTFKKDEFIIEEGKVCNNIYFIKSGAVRRFCIEDGEEVTKWIYTDNQFVTSMSSFFEQKPSFENFQTCEKTVVYSLSYSDEQTLLEYPLFIKFHIKQLRYYLSQINEFNHLFRLMTAEKKYLFLLESFPQIIKKSKLKHIASLIGVSQETLSRIRASII; this comes from the coding sequence ATGGAAGAGCTAATTCAGATTATAAATAGTTTTGAGAAATTAGATTCGAAGACAGAGCTTGCTATTAAAGAAAGTTTTGTTGAGCTGACTTTTAAAAAAGACGAATTTATTATTGAAGAGGGAAAAGTTTGTAATAATATTTATTTTATAAAATCGGGTGCAGTTCGAAGGTTTTGCATCGAAGATGGAGAAGAAGTTACGAAGTGGATTTATACGGATAATCAATTTGTAACTTCAATGAGTAGTTTCTTTGAGCAGAAACCATCATTTGAGAATTTTCAAACTTGTGAAAAAACAGTTGTCTATTCGCTGTCTTATTCTGATGAACAGACTTTATTGGAATATCCGTTATTTATAAAATTTCACATAAAACAGCTTCGATATTATCTTTCTCAAATAAATGAGTTTAATCATTTATTTCGTTTAATGACTGCAGAGAAAAAATACTTATTTCTTTTAGAGTCATTTCCTCAAATTATTAAAAAATCCAAATTGAAACATATTGCGTCATTAATCGGCGTAAGCCAGGAAACGTTGAGCAGGATTCGGGCATCAATTATTTGA
- a CDS encoding MotA/TolQ/ExbB proton channel family protein: MANVKVKKESTSNGGGMITGIIIVACILVGVFIWKVIMGDAANFEGGNPETGHPINTLGQVYKGGFIVPVLLGMFLMVVVFSIERFIVIGKAAGKTNLDKFMKSVQGSIKEGNIEAAIASCDKQQGSVANAIKSALVKYQDVKKEGFNSEEASEVIHKEIEEATSLEMPMLEKNMTIISTLVSLGTLGGLLGTVSGMIKAFGALASAGTPDQAALATGISEALINTATGISTSILAIVSYNFFTAKIDDLTYSIDEAGTTIVNTYRKFRGSLRQ, translated from the coding sequence ATGGCAAACGTTAAAGTTAAAAAAGAAAGCACTTCAAATGGCGGAGGAATGATCACAGGAATCATTATTGTAGCGTGTATCTTAGTAGGGGTGTTTATTTGGAAAGTAATCATGGGAGATGCTGCGAACTTCGAAGGAGGTAATCCAGAAACAGGACATCCAATCAATACATTAGGACAAGTATATAAAGGAGGTTTCATCGTACCAGTATTATTAGGTATGTTTTTAATGGTTGTTGTTTTTTCTATTGAAAGATTTATTGTTATCGGTAAAGCTGCAGGAAAAACTAACCTTGACAAATTCATGAAAAGCGTTCAAGGTAGTATTAAAGAAGGAAACATCGAGGCTGCTATCGCTTCATGTGACAAACAACAAGGTTCAGTTGCAAACGCAATTAAATCTGCTTTGGTAAAATACCAAGATGTTAAAAAAGAAGGATTCAACAGCGAAGAAGCTTCAGAAGTAATCCACAAAGAAATTGAAGAGGCAACTTCATTAGAAATGCCAATGTTAGAGAAAAACATGACTATCATCTCTACTTTAGTATCTTTAGGTACATTAGGAGGATTATTAGGAACTGTATCTGGTATGATTAAAGCGTTTGGTGCGTTAGCTTCTGCTGGTACTCCTGACCAAGCTGCTCTTGCAACAGGTATCTCTGAGGCACTTATCAACACTGCTACAGGTATCTCTACTTCTATCTTGGCAATTGTTTCTTACAACTTCTTTACTGCTAAAATTGACGATTTAACTTACTCTATCGATGAGGCTGGTACTACTATCGTTAATACTTACAGAAAATTCAGAGGAAGTTTAAGACAATAA
- a CDS encoding ABC transporter permease: MNLEYFIAKRLITAKDYKSSISAPIIKIAISAIAIGIIMMIVSVATGIGLQKKIRDKVSAFNGQIIISNYDNNNSEVTTVPISKKQDFYPKFKSVPEVSHIQAVASKAGIIRTENAFEGIIFKGVGSDYDWNNIKEYIVEGKLPDFTKTLNEDVIISRFLADRLNLKIGDQFNTFFIKEEQGKLPNSRRFKIAGIFNSGFQDFDATYIIGDIRHIQRINKWNEDQVGAFEIFVNDFGEIKAVGNKVYEATSSNLDTKTIIEKYSYIFDWLQLFDFNIIIILGVMIMVATINMIVALLVLILERTQMIGILKSMGANNWSVRKIFLYNAFYLILRGLFWGNLIGISILLIQQQFGVIQLNPENYYVNQAPVYLNWIYILLLNLLTIGVCFLVLLIPSYIITKISPVKAIRFD, encoded by the coding sequence TTGAATTTAGAATATTTTATAGCCAAAAGACTTATCACTGCAAAAGATTATAAGAGCAGTATTTCGGCACCCATTATAAAAATTGCTATTTCTGCAATTGCAATCGGAATAATTATGATGATTGTTTCTGTAGCAACTGGAATAGGTTTGCAGAAAAAAATCCGTGACAAAGTTTCGGCTTTCAACGGTCAGATTATAATTTCGAATTATGACAATAACAATTCGGAAGTTACGACAGTCCCAATTTCGAAAAAACAAGATTTCTATCCTAAGTTTAAATCCGTTCCAGAAGTAAGCCATATTCAAGCAGTGGCAAGTAAAGCGGGAATTATAAGAACAGAAAATGCGTTTGAAGGAATTATATTTAAAGGAGTAGGATCCGATTACGATTGGAATAATATTAAAGAATATATTGTAGAAGGTAAACTTCCTGATTTCACAAAAACACTAAACGAAGATGTTATTATTTCAAGGTTTCTTGCGGATCGTTTGAACTTAAAAATTGGAGATCAATTCAACACCTTTTTTATAAAAGAGGAACAAGGAAAACTTCCAAACAGCCGACGATTTAAAATTGCTGGAATATTTAATTCCGGTTTTCAAGATTTTGATGCTACATATATTATTGGCGATATTCGACACATCCAAAGAATCAATAAATGGAACGAAGATCAAGTTGGCGCATTTGAGATATTTGTCAATGACTTTGGCGAAATTAAAGCAGTTGGGAATAAAGTGTACGAAGCAACTTCGTCTAACCTGGATACGAAAACAATTATAGAGAAATACAGTTATATTTTTGACTGGCTTCAGTTGTTTGATTTTAATATCATAATCATTTTAGGAGTTATGATAATGGTTGCTACTATTAATATGATAGTAGCGCTCTTAGTTCTTATTTTAGAAAGAACCCAAATGATTGGAATTCTAAAATCAATGGGAGCAAATAACTGGTCGGTTCGTAAGATATTTTTATATAATGCCTTCTACTTAATTCTTCGAGGACTTTTCTGGGGGAATTTGATCGGGATTTCAATTCTGTTAATTCAGCAGCAGTTTGGAGTAATTCAGCTAAACCCTGAAAACTATTATGTAAACCAAGCTCCAGTATATCTAAATTGGATTTATATACTGCTGTTAAACTTGCTAACTATTGGAGTTTGTTTTTTAGTATTGTTAATCCCATCTTATATAATAACCAAAATATCTCCAGTAAAAGCAATTCGCTTTGACTAA
- a CDS encoding energy transducer TonB, which yields MKLDIIKNQWLDIVFEGRNKIYGAYELRKSNGKTTVKALVIGSLIFSAAIAAPLIASLLPDSSEEEEVKEVKMAAVKLPPKKEEVKPNMPPPPPPPPKVDQVKFVKPVVAKAEEVTEDPPKIVDLKDKKVGAETIKGDPDAVLTVDEPVGKGPVAEVVQEDNTVYNTAGIEVKPDFPGGIDKFYKFVGNNYKTPEEEGLKGKVYVTFVVEKDGSLTDIKVLRDIGYGTGAEAIRVLKKCPKWTPGEQNGKKVRVLYSLPITIQSAE from the coding sequence ATGAAATTAGATATTATAAAAAATCAGTGGCTTGATATCGTATTCGAAGGACGTAATAAGATATATGGAGCATACGAGCTGAGAAAATCAAACGGAAAAACAACTGTGAAAGCACTTGTTATTGGTTCTCTTATCTTTAGTGCTGCTATTGCTGCTCCTCTTATTGCGAGTTTGTTGCCAGACTCATCAGAAGAAGAAGAGGTTAAAGAGGTTAAGATGGCTGCGGTAAAATTACCTCCGAAAAAAGAGGAAGTTAAGCCTAATATGCCACCGCCACCACCACCACCACCAAAAGTGGATCAGGTTAAATTCGTTAAACCTGTGGTTGCAAAAGCGGAAGAAGTAACTGAAGACCCACCAAAAATTGTTGATTTAAAAGACAAAAAAGTTGGTGCTGAGACTATCAAAGGAGATCCAGACGCAGTTTTAACTGTTGATGAGCCAGTTGGAAAAGGACCAGTAGCAGAGGTGGTACAAGAAGATAACACTGTATATAATACAGCTGGTATCGAAGTAAAACCAGACTTCCCAGGAGGTATTGATAAATTCTACAAATTCGTAGGAAACAATTACAAAACTCCAGAAGAAGAAGGTTTAAAAGGTAAAGTTTACGTTACGTTTGTAGTTGAAAAAGACGGGTCATTAACAGATATTAAAGTTTTAAGAGATATCGGTTATGGTACAGGAGCAGAAGCAATTCGAGTTCTTAAAAAATGTCCAAAATGGACTCCCGGCGAGCAAAATGGTAAAAAAGTTAGGGTATTGTACTCTCTTCCTATTACTATTCAATCTGCAGAATAA
- a CDS encoding YkgJ family cysteine cluster protein: protein MKQILNNLSKLAKDKHNENKKYFDKLKKKQPKNLDYIMQDLHDAEFKRTDCLKCANCCKTTGPLFTLADIERISKHFRQKPQQFIDQYLRIDEDKDYVLKSVPCTFLDNENYCMIYDVRPKACREFPHTDRNKFYQISNLTLKNVEICPAAYNIVEEMKKKLPL from the coding sequence TTGAAACAGATTTTAAATAACTTAAGTAAGTTAGCCAAAGATAAGCATAACGAAAATAAAAAGTATTTCGATAAGCTTAAAAAGAAACAGCCTAAAAATTTAGATTACATTATGCAAGATTTGCACGATGCAGAATTTAAAAGAACGGATTGTTTGAAGTGTGCTAATTGCTGTAAAACAACAGGGCCATTATTTACTTTGGCGGACATCGAACGAATTTCAAAACATTTTAGGCAAAAGCCACAGCAATTCATAGATCAGTATTTAAGAATTGATGAAGATAAAGATTATGTTTTGAAAAGTGTTCCTTGTACGTTTTTGGATAATGAAAACTATTGTATGATTTACGATGTTCGTCCAAAAGCCTGTCGAGAGTTTCCTCATACAGATCGAAACAAATTTTACCAGATTTCGAACTTAACTTTAAAGAATGTCGAAATTTGTCCAGCAGCATATAATATAGTAGAAGAAATGAAAAAGAAATTGCCACTATAA
- a CDS encoding 7-carboxy-7-deazaguanine synthase QueE yields MLPKEIQLEVNKGAMLPLMEEFYTIQGEGSHTGRAAYFIRIGGCDVGCHWCDVKESWNAELHPPTSVDLIVENAAKYADTVVVTGGEPLSWDMTLLTKRLKEKNLKVHIETSGAFPLSGTWDWICLSPKKNKLPTQTVYDNAHELKVIIYNKHDFIFAEEQAELVNDNAILFLQPEWSKKEEMTPLIVDYVMNNPKWRVSLQTHKYLNIP; encoded by the coding sequence ATGTTACCAAAAGAAATACAATTAGAAGTAAATAAAGGAGCTATGCTTCCTTTGATGGAAGAATTCTACACCATTCAAGGAGAAGGTTCGCATACAGGACGAGCTGCTTATTTTATTAGGATTGGAGGATGTGATGTAGGTTGTCATTGGTGTGATGTGAAAGAGAGCTGGAATGCTGAGCTTCATCCGCCGACAAGCGTGGATTTAATTGTTGAAAATGCTGCAAAGTACGCTGATACAGTTGTTGTAACTGGTGGAGAGCCTTTGTCTTGGGATATGACGCTTTTGACAAAACGTTTGAAAGAGAAAAATTTAAAAGTACATATTGAAACTTCTGGCGCTTTTCCATTATCTGGAACGTGGGATTGGATTTGTCTATCGCCAAAAAAGAATAAACTCCCAACACAAACAGTATATGACAACGCGCACGAATTAAAAGTGATCATCTATAACAAGCATGATTTTATTTTTGCTGAAGAACAGGCAGAATTAGTAAACGATAATGCAATTTTATTCCTTCAGCCAGAATGGAGTAAAAAAGAAGAAATGACTCCGCTTATTGTTGATTATGTTATGAATAATCCAAAATGGAGAGTTTCATTACAAACGCATAAATATCTTAATATTCCATAA
- a CDS encoding YfiT family bacillithiol transferase, which yields MNELDLEKLKYPIGKFINPEKISAEYLSEKIKEIETLPERLAKETIHLTDEQLDTPYRPDGWTVRQVIHHCAESHMNCYIRIKWALTESNPVIKAYDEVLWSELNDNLTMPIQPTLDLLKGLHFRLGYIMRNLSESDLEKTFIHPSDNSENKLKKIIGMYAWHGNHHLAHIITLKKHKNWK from the coding sequence ATGAACGAACTAGATTTAGAAAAATTAAAGTATCCTATTGGAAAGTTTATCAATCCAGAAAAAATTTCAGCAGAATATCTTTCTGAGAAAATTAAAGAAATTGAAACTCTTCCTGAAAGATTAGCAAAAGAAACTATTCACTTAACTGACGAACAATTAGACACACCATATCGTCCTGATGGTTGGACCGTTAGACAAGTCATTCATCATTGCGCCGAAAGTCACATGAATTGTTACATTCGAATTAAATGGGCTCTAACAGAAAGCAATCCCGTTATTAAAGCTTATGACGAAGTTCTTTGGTCTGAATTAAATGACAATTTAACAATGCCCATTCAGCCGACCCTAGATTTATTAAAGGGACTTCATTTTCGATTGGGGTACATTATGAGAAATTTATCTGAATCTGATTTAGAAAAGACTTTTATACATCCTTCAGATAATTCGGAAAACAAACTCAAAAAAATTATCGGAATGTATGCTTGGCATGGAAACCATCATTTGGCACACATTATTACTTTGAAAAAGCATAAAAACTGGAAGTAA
- a CDS encoding ExbD/TolR family protein — MAELNTGDGGGGKGGKVRSKKQNSKVDLTAMVDLAFLLITFFMLTTSLSKPQSMDLSLPNKDDDPNKKSEDTKVDENRTMTVMLGGDNKMVYYMGLLATPKVGPKDIAYGKDGIRRELLKQKKNVLAYSAALGKPKNGIIVIIKPTKKSNYRNLVDILDEMAITGVDTYAIVPEFTPEETKVIDKK, encoded by the coding sequence ATGGCTGAATTAAATACCGGCGACGGCGGTGGTGGTAAAGGTGGTAAAGTAAGAAGTAAAAAGCAAAATTCGAAAGTCGATTTAACAGCGATGGTGGATTTGGCATTCTTATTGATTACATTCTTTATGTTAACTACTTCGTTGTCAAAACCTCAATCGATGGATTTGTCATTGCCAAATAAAGATGATGATCCAAATAAGAAAAGTGAGGATACCAAAGTAGACGAGAATCGTACTATGACAGTAATGTTAGGTGGCGATAATAAAATGGTTTACTATATGGGGTTATTGGCAACACCAAAAGTGGGACCAAAAGATATTGCATATGGTAAAGATGGTATTCGTAGAGAATTACTAAAACAAAAGAAAAATGTTTTGGCTTATTCTGCAGCTTTAGGGAAACCTAAAAACGGAATCATTGTGATCATTAAACCAACTAAAAAATCAAATTACCGTAATTTGGTTGATATCTTGGACGAAATGGCTATCACTGGAGTTGATACGTATGCGATTGTTCCTGAGTTTACACCAGAAGAAACAAAAGTGATAGATAAAAAATAA
- a CDS encoding tetratricopeptide repeat protein, with the protein MNKFKIFSLALVVSATAAKAQDINQAKKAIDAEQFDKAKSLLKSIIKAKPSDGEANFVLGNVYLNQSVVDSAKIYYNNGLQASDKKNLNYIGLGQLDLDAKNTAAAQANFTLATKDMKKKDVNEFIYIARAYMNSENPDYKSATDILKRALLVDPQNAQALLAIGDAYYGANNQNDAYKAYRDAFTADNTLLRAKMQLGVLLKGAKSYDEAIKSFNEVIALDANYGPVYRELAETYYKWARNKPSTAKVNLQNAITNYEKYLSLTDYSLDSKMRHADFLILVKDYKQLETVANKMIAQDKVNPRIYRYLGYAAYENGNVDVAIKSLQDYINTPSNKVIGRDYYYLGLSKIKKGTGADGTVDQASFDSGLADIKKAIELEPLVVEEFADFGKELFSKKQYGQAASIFELGASNPESKNYLDDSVYYGISLYYGNASKPKESRDAVALGKADAVFDKILATAPSYDEAYLYKARINSLLDKDDLIIKNYEEYVSKISAKGAEEVAKPAVAKKFVEAYNGIGAAYANTDKAKAIEYFNKTLVLDPANSYATQSIKALK; encoded by the coding sequence ATGAATAAATTTAAAATTTTTAGTCTTGCATTAGTTGTCTCAGCCACTGCAGCAAAAGCGCAAGATATCAACCAAGCAAAGAAGGCAATAGATGCTGAACAATTTGATAAAGCAAAATCACTTCTTAAATCAATTATTAAAGCAAAACCGTCAGATGGTGAAGCAAATTTTGTGCTAGGGAATGTTTATTTAAACCAATCTGTTGTTGATTCTGCTAAAATCTATTACAATAATGGATTACAAGCATCAGATAAGAAAAACTTAAACTATATTGGTTTAGGGCAATTAGATCTTGATGCAAAAAACACAGCAGCGGCTCAAGCTAATTTTACTTTGGCTACTAAAGACATGAAGAAAAAAGATGTAAATGAATTTATTTACATCGCTAGAGCTTACATGAATTCTGAAAATCCTGATTATAAAAGTGCTACAGATATTTTGAAACGTGCTTTATTGGTTGATCCACAAAATGCACAAGCACTTTTAGCAATTGGAGATGCTTATTATGGAGCAAACAATCAAAATGATGCTTACAAAGCATACCGCGACGCTTTTACAGCTGATAATACTTTGTTGAGAGCGAAAATGCAATTAGGAGTTTTGTTGAAAGGAGCTAAATCTTACGATGAAGCAATTAAATCTTTCAATGAAGTTATCGCTTTAGATGCTAATTACGGACCAGTTTACAGAGAGTTAGCTGAAACGTATTACAAATGGGCAAGAAACAAACCTTCTACGGCTAAAGTTAATTTGCAAAACGCAATTACAAACTACGAGAAATATTTAAGTTTGACAGATTACTCTCTTGATTCTAAAATGCGTCATGCTGATTTCTTGATCTTAGTTAAAGATTACAAGCAATTGGAAACAGTTGCTAACAAAATGATTGCTCAGGATAAAGTAAATCCTAGAATTTACAGATATTTAGGATATGCAGCTTATGAGAACGGAAATGTTGATGTAGCGATTAAATCTCTTCAAGATTATATCAATACACCATCTAACAAGGTAATTGGTAGAGATTACTACTATTTAGGACTTTCTAAAATTAAAAAAGGAACTGGAGCAGATGGTACAGTAGATCAAGCTTCTTTTGATTCGGGTTTGGCTGATATTAAAAAAGCTATTGAATTAGAGCCTTTAGTAGTTGAGGAATTTGCTGACTTTGGAAAAGAATTGTTTAGTAAAAAACAATATGGACAAGCAGCTTCTATTTTCGAACTTGGTGCAAGTAATCCAGAGTCTAAAAACTATTTGGATGACAGTGTTTATTATGGTATCTCTTTATATTATGGTAATGCTAGCAAACCAAAAGAAAGCCGTGATGCTGTTGCTCTAGGGAAAGCTGATGCTGTTTTTGATAAAATTTTGGCTACAGCTCCTAGTTATGATGAAGCATATTTATACAAAGCAAGAATTAATTCTTTATTAGATAAAGATGATTTAATCATTAAAAACTATGAAGAATATGTTTCTAAAATTTCAGCAAAGGGTGCAGAAGAAGTTGCTAAACCAGCTGTAGCTAAGAAATTTGTAGAAGCTTACAATGGTATTGGTGCTGCTTATGCTAATACAGATAAAGCTAAAGCTATTGAGTATTTCAATAAAACTTTAGTTTTAGATCCAGCAAATTCATATGCTACACAATCTATAAAAGCTTTAAAATAA
- a CDS encoding class I SAM-dependent methyltransferase — protein MKDLFGKAIFDFYTKNSPKDIITETSISEEDEMSVEYLFRTYNEMPKIEQKALQLAKGKILDVGCGAGSHALSLQNERNLEVSAIDISEKAIETCLLRGIKNAKVENILDFEGAKFDTILLLMNGTGIFGKLKNCNSYLTKLKSLLNPGGQILIDSSDIIYMFDEDEDGGKWIPSENDYYGELVFNISYKGEKEESFDWLYLDYNTLQNAAIANGLNCELILEGEHYDYLARLSI, from the coding sequence ATGAAAGATCTTTTTGGAAAAGCAATATTTGATTTTTACACCAAAAATTCACCTAAAGACATCATTACTGAAACTTCAATTTCTGAAGAAGATGAAATGAGCGTTGAATATCTTTTCCGAACTTATAATGAAATGCCAAAAATTGAACAGAAAGCACTTCAATTGGCTAAAGGAAAAATATTAGACGTTGGTTGTGGAGCAGGAAGCCACGCTTTATCCCTTCAAAACGAACGCAATCTAGAAGTAAGCGCTATTGATATTTCAGAAAAAGCAATTGAAACCTGTCTTCTTAGAGGAATTAAAAACGCTAAAGTTGAAAATATATTAGATTTTGAAGGGGCAAAATTTGACACAATCCTACTTTTAATGAACGGAACAGGTATTTTTGGTAAATTAAAAAACTGCAATTCTTACTTAACTAAATTAAAATCGCTTCTAAATCCAGGAGGGCAAATTTTAATTGATAGCTCTGATATCATTTATATGTTTGATGAAGATGAAGACGGTGGCAAATGGATTCCGTCTGAAAATGACTATTATGGTGAACTTGTTTTTAATATTAGCTATAAAGGAGAAAAAGAAGAATCTTTTGATTGGTTATATTTGGATTATAATACGCTTCAAAATGCGGCAATTGCCAATGGTCTAAATTGCGAACTTATTCTTGAAGGCGAACATTATGACTATTTAGCTAGACTTTCCATTTAA
- a CDS encoding ExbD/TolR family protein — protein MAKIKMKKKSTSTDMTAMCDVAFLLLTFFILTATAKVPEALPVDMPASVAISKLPDTDLAIITVGKGKVFFDIKGREVRKRTLEGMGAKYGIEFSEEDKTKFALMDDFGVPITGLKQIIDMKAADRTKANQPGIPLDSLDNQLKEWLLISRRATIDLDDKELQIAIKGDAKEEYPKIRKIMDILQDQKINSFNLVTGKRGRDF, from the coding sequence ATGGCTAAAATAAAAATGAAAAAAAAGTCTACATCGACAGATATGACTGCGATGTGTGATGTAGCGTTCCTTTTGCTAACGTTCTTTATTTTGACCGCTACTGCTAAAGTGCCTGAGGCATTGCCTGTAGATATGCCTGCTTCTGTTGCAATAAGTAAACTGCCAGATACTGATTTGGCTATTATTACAGTAGGAAAAGGGAAGGTATTTTTTGACATCAAAGGAAGAGAAGTTCGTAAAAGAACTCTTGAAGGAATGGGTGCAAAATATGGTATTGAATTTTCAGAAGAAGATAAAACCAAATTTGCTCTTATGGATGATTTTGGTGTGCCAATTACAGGTCTAAAGCAAATCATTGATATGAAAGCGGCAGACAGAACTAAAGCAAACCAACCTGGAATTCCTTTGGATTCATTAGATAATCAATTAAAAGAATGGCTTCTAATTTCTAGAAGAGCTACAATTGATTTGGATGACAAAGAATTGCAGATTGCGATTAAAGGAGATGCTAAAGAAGAATATCCAAAAATTAGAAAAATTATGGATATTTTGCAAGATCAGAAAATCAATTCCTTTAACTTAGTTACAGGTAAGAGAGGAAGAGACTTTTAA